The genome window TCGTTCTACGACGACCGCCTGGAGGCGCTCCCGTTCGACGAGCCGTTCGACCTGGTGGCGATGCCGGTCTTCACCCCCGCGGCGAAGCGCGCCATGGCCATCGCGGACCAGTTCCGCGCCCGTGGGGCGAAGGTGGTGGTGGGAGGGATCTTCTCGACCCTGATGCCGGACGAGATGGCGCCGCACGTGGACGCCATCTGCCTCGGTGAGGGTGAGCCTGTCTGGTCCGAGATCCTCTACGACGCCGAGCGTGGACAGCTCCGACCCCGCTACGAGGCGCGCGAGCCGTACGACCTCTCGCGCCTGCCGGTCCCCCGCTACGACCTCTACTTCGCCAAGGAAGGCCCCGGCGGCTACCGCAGCGCCGGCAAGCAGGGCGAGCTGACGGTGGACTACGCGCTGCAGCTCTCGCGCGGCTGTCCGCTGCGCTGCATGAGCTGCGCGATCCCCGAGTACATGGGACGCTCGATGCGCTTCGTCCAGCCCTCGTGGTTCGCGAAGAACTTTGACGCCATCTCCGAGGGCGGCAAGAAGCGCTACATCTCGCTCACCGAGGACACCTCGAGCTTCCCGACGGCCAAGGTCTACGGGCACTACATCGAGGCCATGTCGGCGGTCGTCGGTGCCGGCCCGTCGGTGGCCTATACCGGCGCGAGCCCCGTGCAGGTCACGAAGGCCGCCCCCGGGTACTTCGAGTTCCTGCGCAAGCTGAACGCCATCTCGATCTACATGGTCTTCGGCTTCGACCGGATGTCGATGAAGGCCTTCGAGGCCAAGCCCGACGCCGCGA of Deltaproteobacteria bacterium contains these proteins:
- a CDS encoding cobalamin-dependent protein (Presence of a B(12) (cobalamin)-binding domain implies dependence on cobalamin itself, in one of its several forms, or in some unusual lineages, dependence on a cobalamin-like analog.), with the translated sequence MRICFIYPSYIRHAQANPELKDIVSSGSYLGSPTMSIAILAALTPEHHEVSFYDDRLEALPFDEPFDLVAMPVFTPAAKRAMAIADQFRARGAKVVVGGIFSTLMPDEMAPHVDAICLGEGEPVWSEILYDAERGQLRPRYEAREPYDLSRLPVPRYDLYFAKEGPGGYRSAGKQGELTVDYALQLSRGCPLRCMSCAIPEYMGRSMRFVQPSWFAKNFDAISEGGKKRYISLTEDTSSFPTAKVYGHYIEAMSAVVGAGPSVAYTGASPVQVTKAAPGYFEFLRKLNAISIYMVFGFDRMSMKAFEAKPDAASYQACLDAVKRVFDEGLGVYASLLVGHDAENEGVFDQVLEFAEKAKINTAEFVTLTPYPGTPLWRQLLAEDRLITRDWSLFNDANPTYRPKNYTAERLREGYIYLWKQFYREGGRARHAIQV